A stretch of the Photobacterium toruni genome encodes the following:
- the argC gene encoding N-acetyl-gamma-glutamyl-phosphate reductase, protein MLNTVIVGASGYTGAELAKIVSRHPQLTLSGLYVSATSFDAGKPLSALHGQLYGVVDLPLQPLTDIKTAATNIDIVLLATAHEVSHDIAAEFINMGCQVFDLSGAFRVKADGFYDQYYGFKHQYDALLDRAVYGLAEWNHDQIRQAQLIAVPGCYPTASQLALKPLLMAGLLDSHQWPVINAVSGVSGAGRKATMTNSFCEVSLQAYGLFTHRHQPEISHHLNCDVIFTPHLGNFKRGILATITAKLAPGVTAEEVTAAMESAYLNTADQHAVRLLNNNTAKLDDVVGSCFCDIGWQVQGEHIILTAAIDNLLKGASSQAVQCINIRNGFPQLTALV, encoded by the coding sequence ATGTTAAACACGGTTATTGTTGGCGCTAGTGGTTATACCGGCGCAGAACTAGCAAAAATAGTGAGTCGTCATCCGCAGTTAACGCTTAGCGGTTTATATGTTTCAGCCACCAGTTTTGATGCTGGAAAACCATTAAGTGCGTTGCATGGTCAACTGTACGGTGTGGTGGATTTACCGTTACAGCCGTTAACGGATATTAAAACGGCTGCGACGAATATCGATATTGTGTTGTTAGCAACCGCCCATGAAGTGAGTCATGATATTGCTGCTGAGTTTATAAATATGGGTTGTCAGGTGTTTGACTTATCAGGTGCGTTTAGAGTGAAAGCGGATGGTTTTTATGATCAATATTATGGTTTTAAGCACCAATATGACGCATTGCTAGACCGTGCTGTTTATGGCTTAGCGGAATGGAATCATGATCAAATTCGTCAAGCACAGTTAATCGCGGTTCCTGGCTGTTATCCCACCGCATCTCAATTAGCGCTAAAACCGCTACTTATGGCTGGTCTGCTTGATAGCCATCAATGGCCAGTAATTAATGCGGTCAGTGGTGTTTCTGGTGCTGGACGAAAAGCCACCATGACCAATAGTTTTTGTGAGGTGAGCTTACAGGCTTACGGATTATTTACTCATCGACATCAGCCTGAAATTTCTCATCATCTTAACTGTGATGTTATTTTTACGCCTCATTTGGGTAATTTTAAACGCGGAATTTTAGCGACTATTACTGCGAAGTTAGCGCCTGGTGTGACTGCTGAAGAAGTAACGGCGGCAATGGAATCTGCTTATTTAAATACAGCGGATCAACATGCGGTACGGTTGCTTAACAATAACACGGCTAAACTGGATGACGTTGTCGGTAGTTGCTTTTGTGACATCGGCTGGCAGGTGCAAGGCGAGCATATTATTTTAACTGCCGCGATTGATAATTTATTGAAAGGGGCTTCGTCACAAGCAGTTCAGTGCATAAATATTCGTAATGGTTTTCCTCAGTTAACCGCGTTGGTGTAG
- a CDS encoding argininosuccinate synthase, protein MSKINKVVLAYSGGLDTSAIIPWLKENYDCEVIAFVADVGQGEEELVGIEAKALASGASACYIADLKEEMVKDYIYPSLKTGAIYEGKYLLGTSMARPIIAKAQVECALEVGADALCHGCTGKGNDQVRFEGAFAALAPQLTVIAPWREWNLRSREALLDYLAERDIPCTASLEKIYSRDANAWHVSTEGGVLENTWNAPNDLCWVWTKDPQQAPDVAEKVSILVENGEVVAVDGEPMTPYNALNYLNEKGAEHGIGRIDIVENRLVGIKSRGCYETPGGTIMMEALRAVEQLVLDKESFEFRQTLGLKASHLIYDGRWFTPLCQSLLAAADTLAQDVTGEVVIQLYKGQATVIQKRSLNSLYSEEFATFGEDDVYDHSHAGGFIRLYSLASRIRALNSQK, encoded by the coding sequence ATGAGCAAGATTAATAAAGTGGTATTGGCCTATTCCGGTGGTTTAGATACTTCAGCCATTATTCCATGGTTAAAAGAAAACTATGACTGCGAAGTGATCGCGTTTGTGGCAGATGTTGGTCAGGGTGAAGAAGAGTTGGTGGGCATTGAAGCTAAAGCACTCGCCTCTGGTGCATCGGCGTGTTACATCGCAGATTTAAAAGAAGAGATGGTTAAAGATTATATTTATCCATCGCTTAAAACAGGTGCTATTTACGAAGGTAAATATTTATTGGGAACCTCAATGGCGCGTCCAATTATTGCCAAAGCACAAGTTGAATGTGCATTAGAGGTTGGCGCCGATGCGTTATGTCATGGGTGTACGGGTAAAGGTAATGATCAGGTGCGTTTTGAAGGGGCTTTTGCTGCACTTGCGCCACAACTGACAGTCATTGCACCATGGCGTGAATGGAATTTACGTAGCCGTGAAGCTCTACTTGATTATTTGGCTGAGCGTGACATTCCTTGTACTGCATCGCTAGAGAAAATTTACTCGCGTGATGCTAATGCATGGCATGTGTCAACTGAAGGTGGTGTGCTTGAAAATACCTGGAATGCACCTAATGACTTGTGCTGGGTATGGACTAAAGATCCACAACAAGCACCTGATGTCGCGGAAAAAGTATCGATTTTAGTTGAAAATGGTGAAGTGGTTGCGGTTGATGGTGAACCAATGACGCCTTATAACGCATTAAATTACCTCAATGAAAAAGGGGCAGAGCATGGTATTGGACGGATTGATATTGTTGAGAACCGCCTCGTAGGAATTAAATCACGTGGTTGCTATGAAACCCCTGGTGGCACCATCATGATGGAAGCATTACGTGCGGTTGAGCAATTGGTGCTAGATAAAGAATCATTTGAATTTCGTCAAACATTGGGACTTAAAGCATCACACCTTATTTATGATGGCCGCTGGTTTACACCATTATGCCAATCGTTATTAGCTGCTGCAGACACACTCGCACAAGATGTAACTGGTGAAGTGGTGATTCAATTGTATAAGGGCCAAGCTACCGTTATTCAAAAGCGTTCACTTAATAGTTTGTACTCGGAAGAGTTTGCGACGTTTGGTGAAGATGATGTTTATGATCATAGCCATGCTGGTGGTTTTATTCGTTTGTATTCTTTGGCGAGCCGTATTCGTGCGCTTAATAGTCAAAAATAA
- the argB gene encoding acetylglutamate kinase — MSQVPLVIKLGGAALECNVTLERLFSTINAYQSRSQRPILFVHGGGYLVDELMKKLQLPTVKKQGLRVTPTDQIGLITGALAGTANKMLQGQAVKAGVAAVGLSLADGGLCTVSQLDPELGAVGHAEPNNGALVHQIMQLGFVPIISSIGLDAQGEMMNVNADQAAVAVAAAVDGELVLLSDVTGVLDGKGNLIKRLTEAEAEMLIAQAVITDGMIVKVRAAFTAAKALGRAIEVASWRYPDKLNALLGGDSIGTRFTPSAIGD; from the coding sequence ATGAGTCAAGTCCCTTTAGTGATCAAACTTGGCGGTGCAGCATTGGAATGTAATGTCACCTTAGAGCGATTGTTTTCAACCATCAATGCGTATCAATCACGCTCACAACGACCAATATTATTTGTTCACGGTGGAGGGTATCTCGTTGATGAACTTATGAAAAAATTGCAATTACCGACAGTTAAAAAACAAGGGTTACGGGTTACACCAACTGACCAAATCGGTCTGATTACCGGCGCACTAGCAGGCACTGCTAATAAAATGCTGCAAGGGCAAGCCGTTAAAGCAGGGGTTGCTGCTGTAGGGCTAAGTTTAGCTGATGGTGGTTTGTGTACTGTCAGTCAATTAGATCCTGAGCTTGGTGCTGTTGGTCATGCTGAACCTAATAACGGTGCTTTAGTTCATCAAATAATGCAGTTAGGTTTTGTGCCAATCATCAGTTCTATTGGGCTCGATGCTCAGGGTGAAATGATGAATGTTAATGCTGATCAAGCCGCAGTTGCAGTTGCTGCAGCGGTTGATGGTGAGTTGGTATTACTGTCCGATGTGACGGGGGTGTTGGATGGTAAAGGTAATCTAATTAAGCGGTTAACAGAAGCTGAAGCTGAAATGTTAATTGCACAAGCTGTGATCACTGATGGCATGATCGTCAAAGTTCGTGCGGCATTTACGGCGGCTAAAGCACTAGGGCGTGCGATTGAAGTAGCGAGTTGGCGTTATCCCGACAAGCTTAATGCCTTATTAGGTGGCGACAGTATTGGGACTCGATTTACACCGTCAGCTATCGGCGATTAA
- the ppc gene encoding phosphoenolpyruvate carboxylase, whose translation MNEKYSALTSNVSMLGHLLGNTIKTACGDELLEKVETIRKLSKSAGSGNQDDREKLIAELQNLPDNQLLPVARAFSQFLNLTNIAEQYHTISRQRETTLCSPDALDELFTKLVQHDVNPADSFVAINELNIDLVLTAHPTEIARRTMIHKLVQINKCLSQLELSELSTAERARIEQRLEQLIAQAWYSDVIRQQRPTPIDEAKWGYAVVENSLWQAVPEFVRLFDEKLQQHLDKKLPLDAAPVTFSSWMGGDRDGNPFVTSTVTHEVLRLSRWKAAELYLGDVQELINELSMIQCNDEVRELAGEEHEPYRAILKQLRTKLILTRDSLEAQINGHTPLTKNIINDVAELWDPLFACYQSLHQCGMAIIADGLLLDSLRRIKCFGVHLVKLDIRQESTRHENVISELTRHLGLGDYSQWCEQDKIAFLVRELSSKRPLLPRNWEPSADVKEVLETCKAIAEQPREALGAYVISMARTASDVLAVHLLLQEAGCPFRMDVCPLFETLEDLNNGAAVIEQLLNIDWYRGFIQNHQMVMIGYSDSAKDAGVMSAGWAQYSAMEKLVDVCEKADVEITLFHGRGGSIGRGGAPAHAALLSQPPRSLKGGLRVTEQGEMIRFKLGLPEVAINSLSLYASATLEANLLPPPAPKQEWRQIMDQLSDVSCEAYRNIVRNTPEFIPYFRAATPESELGKLPLGSRPAKRNPNGGVESLRAIPWIFAWSQNRLLLPAWLGAGEAIQHSIDNGDTAQLEEMCREWPFFSTRLGMLEMVYSKTNLGIAEYYDLRLTDEALWPLGKQLRSQLQQDIKTVLTVENNDHLMQQDPWGAESIRLRNIYVKPLNMLQAELLYRTRQQKELPIELEEALMVTIAGIATGMRNTG comes from the coding sequence ATGAACGAGAAATACAGTGCACTAACAAGTAATGTCAGTATGCTTGGTCATTTGCTGGGCAATACAATCAAAACAGCCTGCGGTGATGAACTATTAGAAAAAGTAGAAACTATCCGCAAACTGTCTAAATCAGCAGGTAGCGGTAATCAAGATGATCGTGAAAAACTGATTGCCGAATTACAAAATCTACCAGATAATCAATTACTTCCTGTAGCTCGAGCTTTTAGTCAATTCCTTAATCTCACCAATATTGCTGAGCAATACCATACAATTTCACGCCAACGTGAAACGACATTATGTAGCCCAGATGCGCTCGATGAGTTATTTACTAAATTAGTCCAGCATGATGTTAACCCTGCCGATTCTTTCGTGGCGATTAATGAATTAAACATTGATTTGGTTCTCACCGCTCACCCAACAGAAATTGCACGTCGTACCATGATTCATAAATTGGTACAGATTAATAAATGTTTATCACAATTAGAATTAAGCGAATTATCAACCGCAGAACGCGCTCGCATTGAACAACGATTAGAGCAACTGATTGCTCAAGCATGGTATTCCGATGTTATTCGTCAACAACGCCCAACGCCAATTGATGAAGCAAAATGGGGTTATGCGGTAGTTGAAAACTCATTGTGGCAAGCCGTACCAGAATTTGTACGCCTGTTTGATGAAAAACTGCAACAGCATCTAGATAAGAAATTACCATTAGATGCCGCCCCTGTTACCTTTTCATCATGGATGGGTGGTGATCGCGATGGTAACCCATTTGTCACCTCTACTGTTACCCATGAAGTTTTGCGTCTTTCGCGTTGGAAAGCGGCTGAACTTTACCTTGGTGATGTTCAAGAGCTCATCAATGAATTATCAATGATTCAATGCAATGATGAGGTACGTGAACTGGCAGGTGAAGAACACGAACCTTATCGTGCAATTTTAAAACAACTGCGTACCAAGCTAATCCTCACTCGTGATAGCTTAGAAGCCCAAATTAATGGCCATACCCCTCTCACTAAGAACATTATTAATGATGTAGCTGAACTATGGGATCCACTGTTTGCGTGCTACCAATCATTACATCAATGTGGCATGGCTATTATTGCTGATGGCTTACTGCTTGATTCATTACGCCGCATAAAATGTTTTGGGGTTCATCTGGTTAAACTTGATATTCGCCAAGAAAGTACTCGCCATGAAAATGTAATTTCAGAGCTAACGCGCCACCTTGGTTTGGGTGATTACAGTCAATGGTGTGAGCAGGATAAGATCGCGTTCTTAGTCCGCGAATTATCATCAAAGCGTCCATTACTGCCACGTAATTGGGAACCATCAGCTGACGTAAAAGAAGTACTAGAAACCTGTAAAGCAATTGCAGAGCAACCCCGTGAAGCCTTAGGTGCGTATGTCATTTCAATGGCACGTACAGCATCAGATGTATTAGCAGTACACCTATTATTACAAGAAGCAGGTTGTCCTTTTAGAATGGATGTTTGTCCATTATTTGAAACACTTGAAGACTTAAATAATGGTGCCGCGGTTATTGAACAATTGCTAAACATTGACTGGTACCGAGGCTTTATTCAAAACCACCAAATGGTGATGATTGGTTATTCCGACTCAGCAAAAGATGCCGGTGTAATGTCTGCAGGTTGGGCGCAATACAGTGCCATGGAAAAATTAGTCGACGTTTGTGAAAAAGCAGACGTAGAAATCACCTTATTCCATGGTCGTGGCGGTAGTATTGGTCGTGGTGGTGCACCAGCACATGCGGCATTATTATCTCAACCACCACGTAGCCTAAAAGGTGGCTTGCGAGTAACAGAACAAGGCGAAATGATTCGCTTTAAGCTTGGACTGCCTGAAGTTGCCATCAATAGTTTAAGTCTTTATGCAAGTGCGACATTAGAAGCGAATTTACTGCCGCCACCAGCACCGAAACAAGAATGGCGTCAGATTATGGACCAACTTTCTGATGTTTCATGTGAGGCGTACCGTAATATAGTTCGTAACACGCCGGAATTTATTCCCTATTTCCGTGCCGCAACGCCAGAATCGGAACTGGGCAAATTACCGCTTGGATCTCGACCTGCAAAACGTAATCCAAACGGCGGTGTTGAAAGCTTACGTGCTATTCCATGGATTTTTGCTTGGAGTCAAAATCGTCTCTTATTACCAGCATGGTTAGGTGCCGGTGAGGCGATTCAGCACTCAATTGATAATGGCGATACTGCACAATTAGAAGAGATGTGTCGCGAATGGCCATTCTTTTCTACGCGATTAGGCATGCTAGAAATGGTATACAGCAAAACTAACCTTGGCATTGCAGAGTACTATGACCTACGTCTAACCGATGAAGCCTTATGGCCATTAGGCAAACAATTACGTTCGCAGTTACAGCAAGACATTAAAACAGTCTTAACCGTTGAAAATAATGACCATTTAATGCAACAAGATCCATGGGGTGCTGAATCTATTCGCTTACGTAATATTTATGTCAAACCACTTAATATGCTGCAAGCTGAATTACTTTACCGTACCCGTCAGCAGAAAGAGTTACCAATAGAGCTTGAAGAAGCATTAATGGTCACTATTGCAGGTATTGCTACAGGTATGCGTAACACTGGTTAA
- the oxyR gene encoding DNA-binding transcriptional regulator OxyR gives MNIRDLEYLVALSEHKHFRKAAEACYVSQPTLSGQIRKLEDELGVSLLERTSRRVLFTDAGLSLVAQAQKVLLEVKILTELASLQGESMAGPLHIGFIPTVGPYLLPQIIPTLKEAFPDLELFLHEAQTHQLVQQLEEGKLDCMILAAVKESEPFIELPLYDEPMMLAVPETHLWAQEKEIDMSRLHGETLLMLEDGHCLRNQALGFCFAAGARDDGRFKATSLETLRNMVAAGSGITLLPQLATPKEHCRDGVCYIAAEHPQPTRLITLAYRPGSPLKSRYEKLAAVIKSKMPDIFEKHVQQ, from the coding sequence ATGAATATTCGAGATCTTGAGTACCTTGTCGCCCTATCTGAACATAAGCATTTTCGTAAAGCAGCTGAAGCATGTTACGTCAGCCAGCCAACCCTAAGTGGTCAAATTCGTAAATTAGAAGATGAATTAGGCGTATCACTATTAGAACGAACCAGTCGTCGCGTACTTTTTACCGATGCGGGATTGAGTTTAGTCGCCCAAGCGCAAAAAGTGTTGCTTGAGGTCAAAATACTGACCGAACTTGCTAGTTTACAAGGAGAAAGCATGGCCGGTCCGTTACATATTGGCTTTATTCCAACAGTAGGTCCATATTTATTACCGCAAATTATTCCTACCTTAAAAGAAGCGTTTCCTGATCTAGAACTGTTTTTACATGAAGCACAAACTCATCAATTGGTGCAGCAGTTAGAAGAAGGTAAGCTAGATTGTATGATTTTAGCGGCGGTAAAAGAAAGTGAACCGTTTATTGAACTGCCATTATATGATGAACCGATGATGCTTGCCGTACCTGAAACTCATTTATGGGCACAAGAGAAAGAAATAGATATGTCACGCTTGCATGGTGAAACATTGCTGATGTTAGAAGATGGTCACTGTTTACGTAACCAAGCATTAGGATTTTGTTTTGCTGCGGGAGCGCGTGATGATGGGCGTTTTAAAGCGACCAGTCTTGAAACTTTACGTAATATGGTTGCTGCAGGCAGTGGCATCACGTTATTACCTCAGTTGGCAACCCCGAAAGAGCATTGTCGTGATGGTGTTTGTTATATTGCGGCAGAACATCCGCAACCAACACGGCTAATTACGTTAGCTTATCGCCCTGGTTCACCGCTGAAATCTCGTTATGAGAAATTAGCCGCAGTGATAAAATCTAAGATGCCTGATATTTTTGAGAAGCATGTACAACAATAA
- a CDS encoding glutathione peroxidase: MFASKEGQPVPQVTFHTRQGDQWVDVTTDELFANKTVVVFSLPGAFTPTCSSSHLPRYNELAPVFAENGVDDILCVSVNDTFVMNAWKADQEAENITFIPDGNGEFTNGMGMLVEKDDLGFGARSWRYSMLVKNGIVEKMFVENEEPGDPFKVSDADTMLNYIAPDQKLQESITVFSKPGCPFCVKAKQNLIDKGLQYEEIVLGKDATTVSLRAITGRSTVPQVFIGGKHIGGSEELEIFLG; the protein is encoded by the coding sequence ATGTTCGCATCTAAAGAAGGTCAGCCAGTTCCTCAAGTTACTTTCCACACTCGTCAAGGTGATCAGTGGGTAGATGTAACAACTGATGAGTTATTTGCTAATAAAACTGTGGTTGTATTTAGCCTTCCTGGCGCATTTACACCAACATGTTCTTCTAGCCACCTACCTCGTTACAACGAGTTAGCACCAGTATTTGCTGAAAATGGCGTTGACGACATTCTATGTGTATCGGTTAACGATACGTTCGTAATGAATGCATGGAAAGCAGATCAAGAAGCAGAAAATATTACTTTCATTCCTGATGGTAATGGTGAGTTCACTAACGGCATGGGCATGTTAGTTGAAAAAGATGACCTAGGTTTTGGCGCACGTTCATGGCGTTACAGCATGCTAGTGAAAAACGGCATCGTTGAGAAAATGTTTGTTGAAAACGAAGAACCAGGCGACCCGTTCAAAGTATCTGATGCTGATACAATGTTGAACTACATTGCACCTGACCAAAAGCTACAAGAATCAATCACTGTATTCTCTAAGCCAGGTTGTCCTTTCTGTGTGAAAGCAAAACAGAATTTAATCGACAAAGGTCTACAATATGAAGAAATCGTATTAGGCAAAGATGCAACCACGGTTTCTCTACGTGCAATTACAGGCCGTAGTACGGTTCCTCAAGTATTCATTGGCGGTAAACACATTGGTGGTAGCGAAGAATTAGAAATTTTCTTAGGCTAA
- the argH gene encoding argininosuccinate lyase: MALWGGRFSQAADIRFKQFNDSLRFDYRLAEQDIVGSIAWSKALRQVNVLTETEQQQLELALNELKLAVMEDPEQILASDAEDIHSWVEQQLIAKVGDLGKKLHTGRSRNDQVATDLKLWCRQQGQQLLLMLDKLQQQLVCVARQHQATVLPGYTHLQRAQPVTFAHWCLAYVEMLERDHSRLNDAMTRLDTCPLGSGALAGTAYPIDREVLAHSLGFQRATRNSLDSVSDRDHVMELLSTASISMLHLSRMAEDLIFYNSGESNFIELDDAVTSGSSLMPQKKNPDALELIRGKCGRVYGAMTAMMMTVKALPLAYNKDMQEDKEGLFDALDSWHDCMEMAALCFDGIQVNKDRTLEAAMQGYSNATELADYLVAKGIPFREAHHIVGVAVVAAIAKGCALEQLSLDEMKQFSAVIEADVYPILTIESCLDKRCALGGVAPNQVDYAIGQAEKRLDKRYSPNVKVRGARLTDLDAIEGMVVYWAGLGENLPRNRNELVRDIGSFAVAENHGVVTGCASLYVYDSGLAEIRSLGVEAGWQQQGQGKAIVEHLLEKATQMAIKKVFVLTRVPEFFMKHSFTPTSKALLPEKVMKDCERCPRQHACDEVALEVWLDQAQRIEAINVA; encoded by the coding sequence ATGGCATTATGGGGTGGGCGGTTTAGTCAGGCAGCTGACATCAGATTTAAACAATTTAATGATTCGTTGCGTTTTGACTATCGACTCGCAGAGCAAGATATTGTCGGTTCAATAGCTTGGTCAAAAGCCCTGCGCCAAGTGAATGTGCTTACTGAAACAGAGCAACAGCAGCTTGAATTGGCATTAAATGAGCTCAAATTAGCAGTAATGGAAGATCCTGAGCAAATTCTGGCTTCTGATGCTGAAGATATTCATAGTTGGGTTGAACAACAGTTGATTGCCAAAGTGGGTGATCTGGGTAAAAAACTTCATACTGGTCGTTCACGTAATGATCAGGTGGCTACTGATTTAAAGCTCTGGTGTCGTCAGCAAGGGCAGCAACTCTTATTAATGCTCGATAAATTACAACAGCAATTAGTTTGTGTTGCTCGCCAGCATCAAGCGACGGTATTACCTGGCTATACCCATTTGCAACGGGCACAACCAGTTACTTTTGCCCATTGGTGTTTAGCGTATGTTGAAATGCTAGAGCGTGATCATTCACGTTTAAATGATGCCATGACGCGGTTAGATACCTGTCCATTAGGCTCTGGTGCTCTTGCTGGAACGGCTTATCCAATAGATCGTGAAGTGTTAGCTCATAGTCTTGGTTTTCAGCGCGCAACCCGTAATAGTCTTGATTCAGTGTCTGATCGTGATCATGTGATGGAGCTATTATCCACAGCCTCGATTTCAATGTTGCACCTATCGCGAATGGCGGAAGATCTAATTTTCTATAATTCTGGTGAATCTAATTTCATTGAACTTGATGATGCGGTGACTTCGGGCTCGTCATTGATGCCGCAGAAGAAAAATCCGGATGCCCTTGAGCTTATTCGTGGTAAGTGTGGCCGAGTGTATGGTGCGATGACGGCGATGATGATGACGGTTAAAGCATTACCGCTGGCTTACAATAAAGATATGCAAGAAGATAAAGAAGGCTTATTTGATGCGTTAGATAGTTGGCATGATTGCATGGAAATGGCGGCGCTTTGTTTTGACGGTATTCAGGTTAATAAAGACCGTACTTTAGAAGCTGCAATGCAAGGCTATTCTAACGCTACAGAGCTTGCTGATTATTTAGTAGCGAAAGGCATTCCATTCCGTGAAGCGCACCATATTGTTGGTGTTGCGGTGGTGGCGGCAATTGCTAAAGGCTGTGCATTGGAACAATTGTCGCTGGATGAAATGAAACAATTCTCAGCGGTTATTGAAGCTGATGTGTATCCAATCCTCACTATTGAGTCATGTTTAGATAAACGTTGCGCCCTAGGTGGTGTTGCGCCAAACCAAGTTGATTACGCGATTGGACAGGCTGAAAAGCGGCTTGATAAGCGTTATTCACCAAATGTGAAGGTACGTGGTGCGCGGCTAACGGATCTCGATGCGATAGAGGGGATGGTGGTCTATTGGGCTGGATTAGGTGAGAATTTACCGCGCAACCGTAATGAGTTAGTGCGTGATATTGGCTCATTTGCAGTAGCAGAAAATCACGGTGTGGTTACAGGGTGTGCGTCACTGTATGTTTATGACTCTGGGCTCGCTGAAATTCGATCTTTAGGCGTCGAAGCCGGATGGCAACAGCAAGGTCAAGGAAAAGCGATTGTTGAACACTTGCTAGAAAAAGCGACTCAAATGGCGATTAAAAAAGTGTTTGTGTTAACGCGAGTACCTGAATTCTTTATGAAGCACAGTTTTACGCCAACCTCAAAAGCATTGTTGCCAGAAAAAGTGATGAAAGATTGTGAGCGCTGCCCTCGACAGCATGCCTGTGATGAAGTGGCATTAGAGGTATGGCTTGATCAAGCGCAGCGAATAGAGGCGATTAATGTCGCTTAA